A genome region from Ignisphaera sp. includes the following:
- a CDS encoding MoxR family ATPase: protein MAEYSKIKFYGSMIEKVVENIQKKVVGKRKELELILATLFSEGHILLEGVPGVAKTLMAKCVALSLGLDFKRIQATPDMLPSDIIGFQFFDAKESKFVYRKGPIFTNILFVDEINRAPPKTQAALLEAMQERQVTVEGITYPLPKPFLVIATMNPIEIEGTFPLSEAQVDRFLAKVVIGYPTIDETVEILDKFESISSLDDMQPVLNKEEVLTMIRLVKDVYVEQNIKKYIAAIVEATRSHRFVKIGASPRGAIALYLLSKSIALMRGREYVTPDDVKYVAHAALSHRIVLRGEAKISGVTVENIISDIIEKVDVP from the coding sequence ATGGCAGAATATTCAAAGATAAAATTCTATGGCTCTATGATTGAAAAAGTTGTTGAGAATATTCAGAAAAAAGTTGTGGGCAAGAGAAAAGAGCTTGAATTGATACTTGCAACACTTTTTTCAGAGGGTCATATTCTTCTCGAGGGTGTTCCAGGCGTTGCAAAAACTCTCATGGCTAAATGTGTGGCACTATCTCTTGGTCTAGACTTTAAGAGGATTCAAGCAACTCCTGATATGCTACCATCTGATATAATAGGTTTTCAGTTTTTTGATGCAAAGGAATCTAAGTTTGTATATAGGAAAGGGCCTATATTCACAAATATTCTATTTGTTGATGAGATAAATAGGGCACCACCAAAAACCCAGGCAGCGTTGCTTGAGGCCATGCAGGAGAGGCAGGTTACTGTAGAGGGTATTACATATCCACTTCCCAAACCTTTTCTGGTTATAGCAACCATGAATCCAATAGAAATTGAGGGCACATTTCCACTTTCAGAGGCTCAAGTAGATAGATTCCTAGCAAAGGTTGTTATAGGGTATCCAACAATTGATGAAACTGTTGAGATCCTAGACAAATTCGAATCTATATCGAGTCTAGATGATATGCAACCTGTTTTAAATAAGGAAGAGGTTTTAACCATGATTAGACTTGTTAAGGATGTTTATGTAGAGCAAAACATTAAGAAGTATATTGCAGCCATAGTAGAGGCTACAAGGAGCCACAGATTTGTTAAGATAGGAGCATCTCCAAGGGGTGCAATAGCATTATACCTCCTGTCTAAGTCTATAGCTCTTATGAGGGGGAGAGAATATGTCACACCAGACGATGTAAAGTATGTTGCCCATGCTGCTCTCTCTCATAGAATAGTGCTTAGAGGAGAAGCTAAGATATCTGGTGTGACAGTGGAGAATATTATTAGTGATATCATTGAAAAGGTCGATGTGCCCTGA